A window of Mangifera indica cultivar Alphonso chromosome 13, CATAS_Mindica_2.1, whole genome shotgun sequence contains these coding sequences:
- the LOC123194358 gene encoding indole-3-pyruvate monooxygenase YUCCA6-like produces MDCQREIEGKQLHDPIFIEKMNKSSRCVRVQGPVIVGAGPSGLAAAACLRQKGVPSIVLERSNCIASLWQLKTYDRLSLHLPKQFCELPLMGFPADFPIYPTKQQFVDYLESYAKKFDISPRFNETVSQAEYDPTLKFWRVKTVGGKGEEKEYMCRWLVVATGENAEALVPEIEGSKEFRGDIRHTSFYKSGEEFRGKTVLVVGCGNSGMEVCLDLCHHDAKPSLVVRDTVHILPREMLGKSTFGLSMWLLKWLPMRLVDKFLLIVSWLMLGDTAKFGLGRPQLGPLELKNLSGKTPVLDVGTLAKIKSGDIKVFPGIKRLKNHAAEFVNGRTENFDAIILATGYKSNVPSWLKERDMFSEKDGLPRRPFPNGWKGECGLYAVGFTKRGLLGAAMDAKRLAADIEKCWKA; encoded by the exons ATGGATTGCCAGAGAGAAATAGAAGGCAAACAGTTACATGATCCTATATTCatagagaaaatgaataaatcttCACGTTGTGTACGCGTGCAAGGGCCAGTGATCGTGGGAGCCGGGCCTTCAGGGCTAGCAGCAGCCGCTTGTCTCAGACAAAAAGGTGTCCCAAGTATAGTCTTAGAGAGATCTAACTGCATAGCTTCTTTATGGCAGCTGAAAACCTATGATCGTCTTAGTCTTCACTTACCTAAGCAATTTTGCGAGCTTCCTCTCATGGGGTTTCCTGCTGATTTTCCTATTTACCCTACTAAGCAACAATTCGTTGACTACTTAGAATCATATgccaaaaaatttgatattagcCCAAGGTTCAACGAGACAGTCTCACAAGCTGAGTATGATCCCACGCTTAAGTTTTGGCGCGTGAAGACAGTAGGGGGAAAGGGGGAGGAGAAGGAATATATGTGTCGGTGGCTGGTGGTGGCAACAGGAGAGAATGCGGAGGCGCTGGTACCGGAGATTGAAGGAAGTAAAGAATTCAGAGGAGACATAAGACATACAAGCTTCTACAAAAGTGGAGAAGAGTTTAGAGGAAAAACGGTTCTTGTTGTTGGCTGTGGAAATTCAGGAATGGAGGTGTGTTTAGATCTTTGCCATCATGATGCCAAGCCTTCACTTGTGGTTAGAGATACA GTGCACATCCTACCACGAGAGATGCTGGGAAAATCAACTTTCGGGCTGTCCATGTGGCTGCTCAAGTGGCTGCCCATGCGCCTTGTCGACAAGTTTCTGCTGATAGTATCATGGTTGATGCTCGGTGACACAGCTAAATTCGGACTGGGCCGGCCGCAGTTAGGGCCCCTTGAGCTCAAAAATTTGTCCGGAAAGACGCCCGTATTGGACGTTGGGACTCTAGCCAAGATCAAAAGTGGAGACATTAAG GTATTTCCGGGAATCAAGCGCCTGAAAAATCATGCTGCGGAGTTTGTAAATGGAAGAACTGAGAACTTTGATGCCATTATCTTGGCAACTGGTTACAAAAGCAATGTGCCCTCTTGGCTAAAG GAAAGGGATATGTTTTCAGAGAAAGATGGGTTGCCTCGAAGGCCATTTCCAAATGGGTGGAAAGGAGAATGTGGGCTATATGCCGTGGGGTTCACTAAACGTGGCTTACTTGGTGCAGCAATGGATGCCAAGAGACTTGCAGCTGACATTGAAAAGTGCTGGAAAGCTTAA